The following coding sequences are from one Streptomyces angustmyceticus window:
- a CDS encoding MarR family winged helix-turn-helix transcriptional regulator — MPEKNQERLATELGATVSLLMRHLRAASPHGELTPTQRAVIGRIDTDGEATIAALARAELVRPQSMRLTVGALEERGVLARSPHPTDGRQVVFSLTGEGRRMLAVVRQEKQNWLAEAIADRLTPEEQQTLESATALIRRLMPE; from the coding sequence ATGCCGGAAAAGAACCAGGAACGCCTGGCGACGGAGCTGGGCGCCACCGTCTCGCTGCTCATGCGGCATCTGCGCGCCGCCTCGCCGCACGGGGAGCTCACCCCGACCCAGCGCGCGGTGATCGGCCGCATCGACACCGACGGCGAGGCCACCATCGCCGCCCTGGCCCGCGCCGAGCTGGTCCGCCCGCAGTCGATGCGGCTGACCGTCGGGGCGCTGGAGGAACGCGGCGTCCTCGCCCGCAGCCCGCACCCGACGGACGGGCGGCAGGTGGTCTTCTCGCTCACCGGGGAGGGCCGCCGGATGCTCGCCGTCGTACGGCAGGAGAAGCAGAACTGGCTGGCCGAGGCCATCGCCGACCGGCTGACTCCGGAGGAGCAGCAGACGCTGGAGTCGGCGACCGCGCTGATACGGCGGCTGATGCCGGAATGA
- a CDS encoding lipoyl protein ligase domain-containing protein has translation MHGEYKVPGGKLVVVDLRVEAGRLKNVRVAGDFFLEPDEAILLIDDALEGAPADTDAAGLTARINAALPPSAVLFGFTAESVAIAVRRALAQATDWSDYDWQLIHEGPQPPALHMALDEVITAEVAAGRRPPTLRVWEWDSPAVIIGSFQSLRNEVDPDGVARHGITVVRRISGGGAMFVEPQSTITYSLAVPEALVSGLSFADSYAYLDDWVLAALGDMGIKAWYQPLNDIATEVGKVAGAAQKRVVGPGGGPGAVLHHVTMSYDIDAEKMLDVLRIGKEKLSDKGTRSAGKRVDPLRRQTGLPRETVIEKMIDSFRSRYGLTHGEVTEGEMARARELVRTKFEDAAWTARIP, from the coding sequence GTGCACGGTGAGTACAAGGTCCCCGGGGGCAAGCTCGTGGTCGTGGACCTCCGCGTCGAGGCGGGGCGGCTCAAGAACGTACGGGTCGCGGGTGACTTCTTCCTCGAACCGGACGAGGCCATCCTGCTGATCGACGACGCGCTGGAAGGCGCCCCGGCCGACACCGACGCCGCCGGCCTCACCGCCCGGATCAACGCCGCGCTGCCCCCGTCGGCCGTGCTGTTCGGCTTCACCGCCGAAAGCGTGGCCATCGCGGTACGCCGTGCCCTGGCCCAGGCCACGGACTGGAGCGACTACGACTGGCAGCTCATCCACGAGGGCCCGCAGCCGCCCGCCCTCCACATGGCGCTCGACGAGGTCATCACCGCCGAGGTCGCCGCGGGCCGGCGTCCGCCCACCCTCCGGGTCTGGGAATGGGACTCCCCCGCCGTCATCATCGGCAGCTTCCAGTCCCTGCGCAACGAGGTCGATCCCGACGGCGTCGCCCGCCACGGCATCACCGTCGTGCGCCGGATCTCCGGCGGCGGCGCCATGTTCGTGGAGCCGCAGAGCACCATTACCTACTCCCTGGCCGTCCCCGAAGCGCTCGTCTCGGGCCTCTCGTTCGCCGACAGCTACGCCTACCTCGACGACTGGGTCCTCGCCGCGCTCGGCGACATGGGCATCAAGGCCTGGTACCAGCCGCTCAACGACATCGCGACCGAGGTCGGCAAGGTCGCGGGCGCCGCGCAGAAGCGGGTGGTCGGGCCGGGCGGCGGACCGGGCGCGGTGCTGCACCACGTGACCATGTCCTACGACATCGACGCCGAGAAGATGCTCGATGTGCTGCGCATCGGCAAGGAGAAGCTGTCCGACAAGGGCACCCGGAGCGCCGGGAAGCGCGTCGATCCGCTGCGCCGGCAGACCGGCCTGCCCCGCGAGACCGTCATCGAGAAGATGATCGACTCCTTCCGCTCCCGCTACGGGCTCACTCACGGAGAGGTCACCGAGGGCGAGATGGCCCGCGCCCGGGAGCTCGTCCGGACCAAGTTCGAGGACGCCGCGTGGACCGCGCGCATCCCCTGA
- a CDS encoding DUF5753 domain-containing protein has product METFVGPVPVDLPPLLDQVFSTDGLFKRLYEEITAQSFPEHSRKRMKLEPGAIAIAEWSPTVVPGLLQTASYAYALFREGDPRASDEELAKKVQKRMARQEVLRGSSPPDFSVIICESVLLRNVGGPEIMREQLAALLHHGAQPTTVLQVLPLSAGTHGLMDGSMSILTSDDGQPVIYTEGIRSGAIIDEPSAVRHLSRSYDVLTASALARDVSTRMIRKLLEAS; this is encoded by the coding sequence GTGGAGACGTTCGTGGGGCCAGTGCCGGTCGATCTCCCACCCCTCTTGGACCAGGTCTTTTCGACGGACGGCCTGTTCAAGCGGCTGTACGAAGAGATCACCGCCCAGTCCTTCCCGGAGCACTCCCGAAAGCGAATGAAGCTGGAGCCCGGGGCGATAGCGATTGCCGAGTGGTCACCGACCGTCGTGCCCGGACTCCTCCAGACAGCGAGCTACGCATACGCCCTCTTCCGGGAGGGTGACCCGCGGGCCAGCGATGAGGAACTGGCGAAGAAGGTTCAAAAGCGCATGGCCCGCCAGGAAGTGCTCAGAGGAAGCTCACCGCCGGACTTCTCCGTCATCATTTGTGAGTCCGTGCTTCTGCGGAACGTCGGCGGCCCGGAGATCATGCGGGAACAGCTTGCCGCGCTGCTCCACCATGGCGCCCAGCCCACCACCGTCTTGCAGGTACTTCCGCTCTCTGCGGGGACTCACGGACTGATGGACGGGTCCATGTCGATTCTGACCAGCGACGATGGACAACCCGTGATTTACACAGAAGGCATCAGGTCCGGCGCGATCATTGATGAGCCGTCAGCCGTGCGTCATCTCTCCCGGTCTTACGATGTACTCACCGCTTCAGCCCTGGCGCGTGACGTGTCCACCCGCATGATCCGCAAGCTTTTGGAGGCATCGTGA
- a CDS encoding nitrilase-related carbon-nitrogen hydrolase, which translates to MADVVRAALVQATWTGDTESMIAKHEEYARAAAAQGAKVIGFQEVFNAPYFCQVQEPEHYRWAEPVPDGPTVRRMRDLARETGMVIVVPVFEVEQSGFYYNTAAVIDADGTVLGTYRKHHIPQVKGFWEKYYFKPGNAGWPVFDTAVGKIGVYICYDRHFPEGWRQLGLNGAQLVYNPSATSRGLSAYLWQLEQPAAAVANEYFIAAINRVGVEEYGDNDFYGTSYFVDPRGQFVGDVASDSKEELVIRDLDFDLIDEVRQQWAFYRDRRPDAYDGLVQP; encoded by the coding sequence ATGGCCGATGTTGTGCGTGCCGCACTGGTCCAGGCGACCTGGACCGGCGACACCGAATCGATGATCGCGAAGCACGAGGAGTACGCCAGAGCGGCGGCCGCGCAGGGCGCGAAAGTGATCGGCTTCCAGGAAGTCTTCAACGCCCCGTACTTCTGCCAGGTCCAGGAGCCCGAGCACTACCGCTGGGCCGAGCCGGTGCCCGACGGGCCGACCGTCCGGCGGATGCGGGACCTCGCCCGGGAGACCGGCATGGTCATCGTCGTCCCCGTCTTCGAGGTCGAGCAGTCCGGCTTCTACTACAACACCGCCGCCGTCATCGACGCCGACGGCACGGTGCTGGGCACCTACCGCAAGCACCACATCCCGCAGGTCAAGGGCTTCTGGGAGAAGTACTACTTCAAGCCGGGCAACGCCGGATGGCCGGTCTTCGACACCGCCGTCGGCAAGATCGGCGTCTACATCTGCTACGACCGCCACTTCCCCGAGGGCTGGCGGCAGTTGGGCCTCAACGGCGCCCAGCTCGTCTACAACCCCTCCGCCACCTCCCGCGGCCTGTCCGCCTACCTCTGGCAGCTGGAACAGCCCGCGGCGGCCGTCGCCAACGAGTACTTCATCGCGGCGATCAACCGCGTCGGCGTCGAGGAGTACGGCGACAACGACTTCTACGGCACCAGCTACTTCGTCGACCCGCGCGGCCAGTTCGTCGGCGACGTGGCCAGCGACTCCAAGGAGGAACTGGTCATCCGCGACCTCGACTTCGACCTGATCGACGAGGTCCGCCAGCAGTGGGCGTTCTACCGCGACCGCCGCCCCGACGCGTACGACGGGCTGGTGCAGCCATGA
- a CDS encoding DUF397 domain-containing protein codes for MTPPTHPWVKSSYSSQDGGNCLEWSPAHANAHGTVPVRDSKNPNGPALNFAPTAWSAFVTGVQAGDFPA; via the coding sequence GTGACCCCCCCGACTCACCCCTGGGTCAAGTCCAGCTACAGCAGCCAAGACGGCGGCAACTGCCTGGAGTGGTCCCCGGCGCACGCAAACGCCCACGGCACCGTTCCCGTCCGGGACAGCAAGAACCCCAACGGACCGGCCCTGAACTTCGCCCCGACCGCGTGGTCAGCGTTCGTTACCGGTGTGCAGGCAGGGGACTTCCCCGCGTAA
- a CDS encoding ABC transporter substrate-binding protein, which translates to MEHSTPWEFSDDRGRLAVAGERPSRIVAYIQAGATLWDHGIRPVGLFGSQHDGAAPDPAKAGELPLAGLRYLGSGAALHPDTVLEADPDLVVAVTYDGEQVYGLEPKTALELEAHVPVVTVAVGPGRSLAGVRERFAALAGSLGRGEPLGAARELDAAEDALRQAAGAAAGPRVLALSPAGAERVHLARPGSWPDLRALTEHGVGLLEPAAGAGVNWSTVGWAEAAAMDPDIVLMDVRTNAARPQELRADAHWRAIEARARLLPWNPEAPCSRRAHTRFFTLLAETVREAAGAD; encoded by the coding sequence ATGGAGCACAGCACACCGTGGGAGTTCTCCGACGACCGGGGGCGCCTCGCGGTGGCCGGGGAGCGGCCGTCGCGGATCGTGGCGTACATACAGGCGGGAGCGACGCTGTGGGACCACGGCATACGTCCCGTGGGGCTCTTCGGTTCCCAGCACGACGGCGCCGCCCCCGACCCCGCCAAGGCCGGTGAGCTGCCGCTCGCCGGACTCCGCTATCTGGGGTCGGGCGCCGCCCTGCACCCGGACACCGTGCTGGAGGCGGATCCCGACCTCGTCGTGGCCGTGACCTACGACGGCGAGCAGGTCTACGGCCTGGAGCCGAAGACCGCGCTGGAGCTGGAGGCGCATGTCCCGGTGGTCACGGTCGCGGTGGGCCCGGGGCGCAGCCTGGCCGGGGTGCGCGAGCGGTTCGCGGCGCTCGCCGGTTCGCTGGGACGGGGCGAACCCCTCGGCGCGGCACGGGAGTTGGACGCCGCCGAGGACGCCCTGCGGCAGGCGGCAGGCGCCGCGGCGGGCCCGCGGGTGCTGGCGCTGTCGCCGGCGGGCGCGGAGCGGGTGCATCTGGCCCGGCCCGGTTCCTGGCCGGACCTGCGGGCGCTGACCGAACACGGCGTGGGGCTGCTGGAGCCGGCCGCGGGCGCCGGGGTGAACTGGTCCACCGTCGGCTGGGCGGAGGCCGCGGCGATGGACCCGGACATCGTGCTCATGGACGTACGGACCAACGCCGCCCGGCCCCAGGAACTCCGGGCCGACGCGCACTGGCGCGCGATCGAGGCGCGGGCCCGGCTGCTGCCGTGGAACCCGGAGGCGCCGTGCAGCCGGCGCGCACACACCCGTTTCTTCACCCTGCTGGCCGAGACCGTGCGCGAGGCGGCCGGGGCGGACTGA
- a CDS encoding aspartate aminotransferase family protein — protein MSHDPASLYARHQAVLPSWLSLYYERPLELTHGEGRHVWDAEGNRYLDFFGGILTTMTAHALPEVTKAVGEQAGRILHTSTLYLSRPMVELAERIVALSGIPDARVFFTTSGTEANDAALLLATTHRRSNQVLAMRNSYHGRSFSTVGITGNQSWSPTSLSPLQTLYVHGGVRSRGPYAELSDAAYTAACVADLEDVLQQTAGGVAALIAEPVQGVGGFTMPPDGLYAAFREVLARHGILWISDEVQTGWGRTGDHFWGWQAHDGNGPPDMLTFAKGIGNGMSIGGVVARAEVMNGLSANSISTFGGSPVTMAAGLANLNYLLEHDLQGNARRVGGLLIERLRAVAAGLDVVREVRGRGLMIGIELVRPGTDEHSPEAASLVVEAARERGLLVGKGGQGGSSLRIAPPMTLTVAEAEEGAELLADALRSAQGLLAAS, from the coding sequence ATGAGCCACGACCCCGCGAGCCTGTACGCCCGCCACCAGGCCGTCCTGCCCTCCTGGCTCAGCCTCTACTACGAGCGGCCCCTCGAACTCACCCACGGCGAGGGCCGCCACGTCTGGGACGCCGAGGGCAACCGCTACCTCGACTTCTTCGGCGGCATCCTCACCACCATGACGGCCCACGCGCTGCCCGAGGTGACCAAGGCCGTCGGCGAGCAGGCCGGCCGCATCCTCCACACCTCCACGCTCTACCTCTCCCGCCCCATGGTCGAGCTGGCGGAGCGGATCGTGGCGCTCTCCGGCATCCCCGACGCCCGGGTCTTCTTCACCACCTCGGGCACCGAGGCCAACGACGCGGCCCTGCTGCTGGCCACCACGCACCGCCGCTCCAACCAGGTCCTGGCGATGCGCAACAGCTACCACGGCCGGTCGTTCTCCACCGTCGGCATCACCGGCAACCAGAGCTGGTCCCCGACCAGCCTCTCCCCGCTGCAGACGCTCTACGTCCACGGCGGGGTGCGCAGCCGCGGCCCGTACGCGGAGCTGAGCGACGCCGCGTACACCGCCGCCTGCGTCGCCGACCTGGAGGACGTGCTCCAGCAGACCGCCGGCGGCGTCGCCGCGCTGATCGCCGAACCGGTCCAGGGCGTCGGCGGGTTCACCATGCCGCCCGACGGCCTCTACGCCGCGTTCCGCGAGGTGCTCGCCCGGCACGGCATCCTCTGGATCAGCGACGAGGTGCAGACCGGCTGGGGCCGCACCGGCGACCACTTCTGGGGCTGGCAGGCGCACGACGGCAACGGCCCGCCCGACATGCTCACCTTCGCCAAGGGCATCGGCAACGGCATGTCCATCGGCGGCGTGGTGGCCCGCGCCGAGGTGATGAACGGCCTGTCCGCGAACTCCATCTCCACCTTCGGCGGCAGCCCCGTCACCATGGCCGCGGGCCTGGCCAACCTCAACTACCTCCTCGAACACGACCTCCAGGGCAACGCCCGGCGGGTCGGCGGCCTGCTCATCGAGCGGCTGCGGGCGGTCGCGGCCGGCCTCGACGTCGTACGGGAGGTGCGCGGCCGCGGCCTGATGATCGGCATCGAACTCGTCAGACCCGGCACCGACGAGCACTCGCCCGAGGCCGCCTCGCTGGTCGTGGAGGCCGCCAGGGAGCGCGGCCTGCTGGTCGGCAAGGGCGGGCAGGGCGGCTCCTCGCTGCGGATCGCGCCGCCGATGACGCTGACGGTCGCCGAGGCGGAGGAGGGCGCGGAACTGCTCGCGGACGCGCTGCGGTCGGCCCAGGGCCTGCTGGCCGCGTCGTAG
- a CDS encoding NCS1 family nucleobase:cation symporter-1: MPATSAPVPPEPPIASPAQLTAPDGRVEPAPGAIAAHGRYVNADLRPVPLAERRWTTYNFTALWVGMAHNIPSWTLASGLVALGMDWKQAVLTIALANLVVLVPMLLTGHAGPKYGIPFPVLARASFGLRGANLPALVRAAVACCWFGIQTWIGGQGIYILLGKIFGGDWASAASIGGYPWTLWLCFLVFWAVELAIIHRGMETLRRFENWAAPFVLVGALALLGWMAAKAGGFGPLLDQPSALGWGADFWPVFFPSLMGMIGFWATLSLNIPDFTRFGAGQRAQVWGQSLGLPTTMTAFALLSVLVTSGSQAVYGAPIWDPVALAGKSDSVFGLLFALVTVLIATISVNLAANVVSPAYDLAHLAPKFISFRTGALITGVVGVIILPWKLTATPELYIFTWLGVVGGLLGTVAGILIADYWLVRRTVLDLAGLYRPDGPYWYTAGWNWRAVLAFTTGGLLAVGGSYSHPGKGPFPADGLIPLLKPLADYGWAVGLATALTLYTLLMATASGRAGRARAS; encoded by the coding sequence ATGCCCGCGACCTCCGCACCCGTGCCCCCGGAGCCCCCCATAGCATCCCCGGCGCAGCTCACCGCCCCGGACGGCCGCGTCGAGCCGGCGCCGGGCGCCATCGCCGCACACGGCCGGTACGTCAACGCCGACCTGCGCCCCGTGCCGCTCGCCGAACGCCGCTGGACCACCTACAACTTCACCGCCCTCTGGGTCGGCATGGCCCACAACATCCCGTCCTGGACGCTCGCCTCCGGGCTGGTCGCGCTCGGCATGGACTGGAAGCAGGCGGTGCTGACCATCGCGCTGGCGAACCTCGTCGTCCTCGTCCCGATGCTGCTCACCGGGCACGCGGGCCCGAAGTACGGCATCCCCTTCCCCGTCCTGGCGCGGGCGTCGTTCGGGCTGCGCGGCGCCAATCTGCCCGCGCTGGTCCGGGCCGCCGTGGCCTGCTGCTGGTTCGGCATCCAGACCTGGATCGGCGGCCAGGGCATCTACATCCTGCTCGGCAAGATCTTCGGCGGTGACTGGGCCTCCGCGGCGTCCATCGGCGGCTACCCCTGGACCCTGTGGCTCTGCTTCCTGGTCTTCTGGGCCGTCGAACTCGCCATCATCCACCGGGGCATGGAGACCCTGCGCCGCTTCGAGAACTGGGCCGCGCCCTTCGTCCTCGTCGGCGCGCTGGCGCTGCTCGGCTGGATGGCGGCCAAGGCGGGCGGGTTCGGCCCGCTCCTGGACCAGCCCAGCGCACTGGGCTGGGGCGCGGACTTCTGGCCGGTCTTCTTCCCGTCCCTCATGGGCATGATCGGCTTCTGGGCGACGCTGTCCCTCAACATCCCCGACTTCACCCGCTTCGGCGCCGGACAGCGGGCCCAGGTCTGGGGGCAGTCCCTCGGGCTGCCGACCACGATGACGGCCTTCGCCCTGCTGTCCGTCCTGGTCACCTCCGGCTCCCAGGCGGTGTACGGGGCGCCGATCTGGGACCCCGTCGCCCTGGCCGGCAAGTCCGACAGCGTCTTCGGCCTGCTCTTCGCCCTGGTCACGGTCCTGATCGCGACGATCTCCGTGAACCTCGCCGCCAATGTCGTCTCACCCGCCTACGACCTGGCCCACCTGGCCCCGAAGTTCATCAGCTTCCGCACCGGCGCGCTGATCACCGGCGTGGTCGGCGTGATCATCCTGCCGTGGAAGCTCACCGCCACCCCCGAGCTGTACATCTTCACCTGGCTCGGCGTGGTCGGCGGCCTGCTCGGCACCGTCGCCGGCATCCTCATCGCCGACTACTGGCTCGTCCGCCGTACCGTCCTCGACCTCGCCGGCCTCTACCGCCCCGACGGCCCCTACTGGTACACGGCCGGCTGGAACTGGCGCGCCGTCCTCGCCTTCACCACCGGCGGCCTCCTGGCCGTGGGCGGCTCCTACTCCCACCCCGGCAAGGGCCCCTTCCCCGCCGACGGCCTGATTCCCCTCCTCAAACCCCTGGCCGACTACGGCTGGGCAGTGGGCCTGGCCACCGCACTGACCCTCTACACGCTGCTGATGGCCACGGCGTCGGGACGGGCCGGGCGGGCGCGGGCGTCCTGA
- the hydA gene encoding dihydropyrimidinase, producing the protein MVTRTVVRGGLVITAADEIHADVLVEDGRVAALAAHGSPGAESWVESADRVLDATGRYVIPGGVDAHTHLDFPFGGTFSSDNFETGTRAAAWGGTTTLIDFAVQSRGKSLRAGLDTWHAKSDAQCAIDYAFHMILSDVNEHTLKEMDLLVAEGVTSFKLFTAYPGVFYSDDGQILRAMQRSADNGGLVMMHAENGIAIDVLVEQALAEGRTDPRYHGEVRRVLLEAEATHRTIQLARVAGAPLYVVHVSAEEALAEIAQARDKGLNVFGETCPQYLFLSTDNLAEPGFEGAKYVCSTPLRPREHQEALWRGLRTNDLQVVSTDHCPFCFQGQKELGRGDFSKIPNGMPGVENRMDLLHQAVVEGRISRRRWIEIACATPARMFGLYPKKGTIAPGADADLVIYDPTAQQTVSAETHHMNVDYSAYEGKQLTGQVETVLSRGELVIDRREFTGHAGHGQYIPRGTCQYLI; encoded by the coding sequence ATGGTGACCCGTACGGTCGTCCGGGGCGGACTGGTGATCACAGCCGCCGATGAGATCCATGCCGATGTGCTCGTGGAGGACGGCCGGGTGGCCGCCCTCGCCGCGCACGGCAGTCCCGGCGCCGAGAGCTGGGTGGAGTCGGCGGACCGCGTCCTCGACGCCACCGGAAGATACGTCATCCCGGGAGGTGTCGACGCCCACACCCACCTGGACTTCCCGTTCGGCGGGACGTTCTCCTCCGACAACTTCGAGACCGGGACCCGCGCCGCCGCCTGGGGCGGCACCACCACCCTCATCGACTTCGCGGTCCAGTCCCGCGGCAAGTCCCTCCGCGCCGGCCTGGACACCTGGCACGCCAAGTCCGACGCCCAGTGCGCCATCGACTACGCGTTCCACATGATCCTCTCGGACGTCAACGAGCACACCCTCAAGGAGATGGACCTCCTGGTGGCGGAGGGCGTTACCTCCTTCAAGCTGTTCACCGCCTATCCCGGCGTCTTCTACAGCGACGACGGACAGATCCTGCGCGCGATGCAGCGCTCCGCCGACAACGGCGGCCTGGTGATGATGCACGCCGAGAACGGCATCGCCATCGACGTCCTCGTCGAACAGGCGCTGGCCGAGGGGAGGACCGACCCGCGCTACCACGGCGAGGTCCGCCGGGTCCTCCTGGAGGCCGAGGCCACCCACCGCACCATCCAGCTGGCACGGGTGGCCGGCGCGCCGCTCTACGTCGTCCACGTCTCCGCGGAGGAGGCCCTGGCCGAGATCGCCCAGGCCCGCGACAAGGGGCTGAACGTCTTCGGCGAGACCTGCCCGCAGTATCTGTTCCTGTCCACCGACAACCTCGCCGAGCCGGGCTTCGAGGGCGCCAAGTACGTCTGCTCCACCCCGTTGCGGCCCCGGGAGCACCAGGAGGCGCTGTGGCGCGGGCTGCGCACCAACGACCTCCAGGTGGTCTCCACCGACCACTGCCCCTTCTGCTTCCAGGGGCAGAAGGAGCTCGGCCGCGGTGACTTCTCCAAGATCCCCAACGGGATGCCCGGCGTGGAGAACCGGATGGACCTCCTCCACCAGGCCGTCGTGGAGGGCCGGATCAGCCGCCGCCGCTGGATCGAGATCGCCTGCGCCACCCCGGCCCGGATGTTCGGCCTCTACCCGAAGAAGGGCACCATCGCCCCCGGCGCCGACGCCGACCTCGTCATCTACGACCCCACCGCCCAGCAGACCGTCTCGGCCGAGACCCACCACATGAACGTCGACTACTCGGCGTACGAGGGCAAACAGCTCACCGGCCAGGTCGAAACGGTCCTCTCGCGGGGCGAACTCGTCATCGACCGGCGGGAGTTCACCGGCCATGCGGGGCACGGCCAGTACATCCCGCGTGGCACCTGCCAGTACCTCATCTAA
- a CDS encoding methyltransferase domain-containing protein: MSSGVLSSDWAPSYAAVPRSTVLPDLMWPFDMETGRSVAVCKADDPVRWQEFADSDVPVVTQWDDGKHAGTEPGHVPTSSASMPSVVFRMLRDLGLRPGHRVLEIGTATGWNAVLMAHRTGPGCVTTVEVDRAVATAAMATVERLGIPVHVVHGDGAQGYPGGAPYDRIIATCGLRSIPPVWLEQCRPGGVIVAPWGTDFSHGDAVARLVVAPDGKSAAGNFTGPVEFMKLRSQRLSPVVHKEFVPGSVAEGDESSTTVTEAEFVGDHFGPERFALSLRVPRCRQVVAARDGGARPVWFYGLGDRSWACCLFRDGQAARVWQSGPRRLWDEAEAAFRWWEGQGRPTTSRFGLTVTARGERVWLDDPAGSWAL, encoded by the coding sequence ATGTCGTCAGGGGTCCTGTCCTCCGACTGGGCTCCCTCGTACGCGGCCGTTCCCCGTTCCACCGTGCTGCCGGACCTCATGTGGCCCTTCGACATGGAGACCGGCCGGAGCGTGGCCGTCTGCAAGGCCGACGACCCCGTGAGGTGGCAGGAGTTCGCGGACTCCGACGTGCCCGTCGTGACGCAATGGGACGACGGGAAGCACGCCGGCACCGAACCGGGCCATGTGCCGACCAGTTCCGCGTCCATGCCTTCGGTAGTCTTCCGGATGCTCCGGGACCTGGGCCTCCGGCCCGGTCACAGGGTCCTGGAAATCGGCACCGCCACCGGCTGGAACGCCGTGCTCATGGCCCACCGCACCGGGCCCGGGTGCGTGACCACGGTGGAGGTGGACCGGGCGGTGGCCACGGCCGCCATGGCCACGGTGGAGCGCCTGGGAATCCCCGTCCATGTCGTCCACGGCGACGGGGCCCAGGGATACCCGGGCGGCGCGCCGTACGACCGGATCATCGCCACGTGCGGCCTCCGGTCCATCCCGCCCGTGTGGCTGGAGCAGTGCCGGCCGGGTGGCGTGATCGTGGCCCCGTGGGGGACGGACTTCTCCCACGGCGACGCGGTGGCCCGCCTGGTGGTCGCGCCGGACGGGAAGTCCGCGGCCGGGAACTTCACGGGCCCCGTGGAGTTCATGAAGCTCCGTTCCCAGCGGCTCTCGCCGGTGGTCCACAAGGAGTTCGTCCCGGGCAGCGTGGCGGAGGGCGACGAGTCGTCCACGACGGTCACCGAAGCGGAGTTCGTCGGGGACCACTTCGGCCCCGAGCGGTTCGCCCTGAGCCTCCGGGTCCCGCGATGCCGGCAGGTCGTGGCGGCCAGGGACGGCGGCGCACGGCCGGTCTGGTTCTACGGCCTCGGTGACCGGTCCTGGGCCTGTTGCCTGTTCCGCGACGGGCAGGCGGCGCGCGTCTGGCAGTCCGGCCCCCGCCGGTTGTGGGACGAGGCGGAGGCCGCGTTCCGGTGGTGGGAGGGCCAGGGCCGTCCCACCACCTCGCGCTTCGGTCTGACCGTGACCGCCAGGGGCGAAAGGGTGTGGCTGGACGACCCGGCCGGCTCCTGGGCGCTGTGA
- a CDS encoding TIGR03842 family LLM class F420-dependent oxidoreductase, whose protein sequence is MDFGVVLQADPPSSAVVSLMRRAERNGFRYGWTFDSTVLWQEPFVLYSRVLEHTERLIVGPMVTNPSTRAPEVTASTFATLNEMYGNRTVCGIGRGDSAMRVAGRPPNTLARLGQAIGTIRDLAEGREAYVGDHRIKIPWIKDGKLPVWMAAYGPKALAMAGELADGFILQLADPFLTEWMIKAVRTAAKDAGRDPAAITICVAAPAYVGDDLDHAREQCRWFGGMVGNHVADLVVRYGEHSGMVPDELTAYIKSREGYDYAHHGRSGNPDAGFVSDAVIDRFCLLGPAAAHLEKLRQLQALGVDQFALYAMHDAKESTIDAYGAEILPAFAD, encoded by the coding sequence GTGGACTTCGGAGTTGTTCTGCAGGCCGACCCGCCCTCCTCCGCCGTGGTGTCCCTGATGCGCCGTGCCGAGCGCAACGGCTTCCGCTACGGCTGGACCTTCGACTCGACCGTGCTGTGGCAGGAACCGTTCGTCCTCTACAGCCGCGTCCTGGAACACACCGAGCGGCTGATCGTCGGCCCGATGGTCACCAATCCCTCCACCCGCGCCCCCGAGGTCACCGCCTCCACCTTCGCCACCCTCAACGAGATGTACGGCAACCGCACCGTCTGCGGCATCGGCCGCGGCGACTCCGCGATGCGGGTGGCCGGGCGGCCGCCCAACACCCTCGCCCGGCTCGGCCAGGCCATCGGCACCATCCGCGATCTGGCCGAGGGGCGCGAGGCGTACGTCGGCGACCACCGGATCAAGATCCCCTGGATCAAGGACGGCAAGCTCCCGGTGTGGATGGCGGCCTACGGGCCCAAGGCCCTCGCCATGGCCGGCGAACTGGCCGACGGCTTCATCCTCCAGCTCGCCGATCCCTTCCTCACCGAATGGATGATCAAGGCGGTACGAACGGCAGCGAAGGACGCAGGACGCGACCCGGCCGCGATCACCATCTGCGTCGCCGCCCCGGCCTACGTCGGCGACGACCTGGACCACGCCCGCGAGCAGTGCCGCTGGTTCGGCGGCATGGTCGGCAACCACGTCGCCGACCTCGTCGTCCGCTACGGCGAGCACTCCGGCATGGTGCCGGACGAGCTGACCGCCTACATCAAGTCCCGGGAGGGCTACGACTACGCCCACCACGGCCGGTCGGGCAACCCCGACGCCGGCTTCGTGTCGGACGCCGTCATCGACCGCTTCTGCCTGCTCGGCCCGGCCGCCGCGCACCTGGAGAAGCTGCGGCAGCTCCAGGCGCTGGGCGTGGACCAGTTCGCGCTCTACGCCATGCACGACGCCAAGGAGTCGACCATCGACGCCTACGGAGCGGAGATCCTTCCCGCGTTCGCCGACTGA